Proteins from a single region of Scleropages formosus chromosome 22, fSclFor1.1, whole genome shotgun sequence:
- the ppp1r3db gene encoding protein phosphatase 1, regulatory subunit 3Db, which translates to MANPGRWWQQRQFPEKAGMSAAFGPVTRPPVTIRLSEMLAPKADAERKPVRIRPPAPSTPPPREPALGRSFSCEPAPKPIMRRRTRSLPSAAERRRDSRRLQVRFVDSLGLDLEEVKVFAAGEDPLVPQHVLSRLLMSAEMAAGKHLEISLPYLKPAFPERPVEQADFLARLCRQRVCLEQVLCSEAGIVGTAQVLNLAFEKDVSARYSFTDWKSSAESKASWVGTVRGAGAADGPASDVFRFRLPVPPFILQPGAVLEFAVRFRIAGAEFWDNNDGRNYRLTCHSYKLAVPKECEDSMVHFI; encoded by the coding sequence ATGGCGAACCCGGGCAGGTGGTGGCAGCAGAGGCAATTTCCAGAAAAGGCGGGCATGAGCGCGGCCTTCGGCCCGGTCACCAGACCCCCGGTCACCATCCGGCTGAGCGAGATGCTCGCGCCCAAGGCCGACGCCGAGAGGAAACCGGTGAGGATCCGGCCACCCGCCCCCAGTACCCCTCCCCCGAGAGAGCCTGCTTTGGGGCGGAGCTTCTCCTGCGAGCCCGCGCCCAAGCCCATCATGAGGCGGCGCACGCGGTCCTTGCCCTCTGCGGCCGAGCGCAGGCGAGACTCCCGTCGACTGCAGGTGCGCTTCGTGGACTCGTTGGGCCTGGACCTGGAGGAGGTCAAGGTGTTCGCGGCAGGTGAGGACCCCTTGGTCCCGCAGCACGTGCTCTCCAGGTTGCTGATGAGCGCCGAGATGGCGGCGGGGAAGCACCTGGAGATCTCGCTGCCCTACTTGAAGCCGGCGTTCCCGGAGCGGCCGGTCGAGCAGGCGGACTTCCTGGCGCGCCTCTGCCGCCAGCGCGTGTGCCTGGAGCAGGTGCTGTGCTCGGAGGCGGGCATCGTGGGCACGGCCCAGGTGCTCAACCTGGCTTTCGAGAAGGACGTCTCGGCACGATACTCCTTCACCGACTGGAAGAGCAGCGCCGAGAGCAAGGCCTCCTGGGTGGGCACCGTGCGCGGGGCGGGCGCTGCCGATGGGCCCGCGTCGGACGTGTTCCGCTTCAGGCTGCCCGTCCCGCCGTTCATTCTGCAGCCCGGCGCCGTGCTCGAGTTCGCCGTGCGCTTCCGCATCGCCGGCGCCGAGTTCTGGGACAACAACGACGGGCGCAACTACCGGCTCACCTGCCACAGCTACAAGCTCGCCGTCCCCAAGGAGTGCGAGGACAGCATGGTGCACTTCATCTAg